A part of Danaus plexippus chromosome 27, MEX_DaPlex, whole genome shotgun sequence genomic DNA contains:
- the LOC116775700 gene encoding WD repeat-containing protein 43, translated as MAEAAFSEDGKYYSLITQDGRLRIWDTETNVLKQEYTPDLHLTSPPSCLQWISVTSNTSPTKGVRRKSFSGVETQCIALGTASGKILIYSVSEAQIETVLTDKNNAIHSKVQSLDWHRKYGLFSCTSDSHVWEWDLQSSCVRHKYNIHVYSKNKQGNKISAIRIVPHNQNTPAKFLISSSWQIRLWRLIDSEATLIKCLGHNAAPRALLTVATVNNSSWLIEGSQTERLLSFWDVTITEENLPQENSEESTPCKKQRKKSLTSATVPVPTYNFVLEDAPRIIDVELKVENGATRLSLAAATRSGVVHYYGHLLNGASPKPVKPSVTIQVTTEDAQPLPLQCVQLPKTGDLLIGYCSGPGVVFEKVIPDLKTKTQVLIRGDKSKEDKNEVVPKENDQITYVEPLGGVSRKRGNVGGKVEVTMESRLSNLSLDVKSRSKTAVNQNLTKLLIQGLHSRDKNLILTVLQRNDPAVAHNTISSLPVNYIPALLEQLTDMATRKTSQCSSVCTWLCAVLQCHSASLLATSPHQSEHLTKLLAIFTQRRSNLCQLLSLKGRLDLTSCRRLAPEGDSHTLLQYEDSSSDEDVPPEGYESDSRQSWDDGDTD; from the exons AGTCCCACAAAAGGTGTCAGAAGAAAATCATTCAGTGGAGTCGAAACACAATGTATAGCATTAGGAACAGCTAGcggaaaaatacttatatactcAGTGAGCGAGGCGCAAATAGAGACAGTTTTAACAGACAAAAACAACGCTATTCACAGCAAAGTACAAAGTTTGGATTGGCATAGAAAATACGGTCTATTCAGTTGCACCAGTGACAGTCATGTGTGGGAATGGGACTTGCAAAGTTCTTGTGTTAGACATAAGTACAATATCCatgtatatagtaaaaataaacaggGAAACAAGATCAGTGCTATCAGGATCGTACCACACAATCAG AACACTCCGGCAAAGTTCCTCATATCTTCGTCGTGGCAGATACGTCTGTGGAGATTAATTGATTCCGAAGCCACTCTCATCAAATGTCTGGGGCACAACGCTGCTCCGCGAGCATTACTGACCGTTGCCACGGTTAATAATAGTAGTTGGTTGATCGAAGGCTCTCA aACGGAACGCCTCCTATCATTCTGGGATGTCACGATCACCGAGGAAAACTTGCCACAAGAAAACTCCGAGGAATCCACACCATGTAAAAAACAAAGGAAGAAATCCTTGACCTCAGCGACCGTACCCGTCCCGAcatataactttgttttgGAAGACGCACCCAGGATTATAGATGTGGAACTTAAGGTGGAGAACGGAGCCACGAGGTTGTCCCTGGCAGCGGCCACGAGGAGCGGTGTTGTACATTACTATGGCCATTTGCTAAATGG AGCGTCACCAAAACCAGTGAAGCCGTCAGTGACTATCCAAGTCACGACCGAAGACGCTCAGCCGCTGCCCTTACAATGTGTCCAGTTACCGAAAACTGGTGACTTGCTGATTGGATACTGCAGTGGACCCGGTGTAGTGTTTGAGAAAGTT ATACCAGATTTGAAGACAAAAACTCAGGTCCTTATACGAGGTGACAAGTCAAAGGAAGATAAGAATGAAGTTGTTCCGAAAGAAAATGATCAAATAACTTACGTTGAGCCGCTGGGTGGAGTTAGTAGGAAACGTGGCAATGTAGGAGGGAAG GTGGAGGTGACGATGGAATCCCGTTTGTCAAACCTCTCCCTGGATGTGAAGAGTCGGAGCAAAACAGCTGTTAACCAGAACTTAACCAAACTTTTAATACAAGGATTACACTCCAGAGATAAGAA tttAATACTAACTGTACTTCAACGTAACGACCCAGCGGTGGCCCACAACACGATATCATCTCTCCCGGTCAATTACATACCAGCTTTGTTGGAACAGTTAACAGATATGGCTACGAGGAAAACTAGCCA GTGTTCGTCTGTTTGCACCTGGCTATGTGCTGTTCTTCAGTGTCACTCGGCCTCTCTTCTGGCGACTTCGCCCCATCAGTCCGAACACCTCACAAAACTCCTGGCTATATTCACACAGAG ACGCTCCAACCTGTGTCAGCTGCTGAGTCTGAAGGGCCGGCTGGACCTCACCTCGTGTAGACGACTCGCGCCCGAAGGGGATTCGCATACGCTACTGCAATATgaag ACTCGTCATCAGACGAAGACGTTCCTCCCGAGGGCTACGAGTCCGACAGCCGGCAGTCCTGGGACGACGGCGACACAGACTGa